In the Leptotrichia sp. oral taxon 212 genome, one interval contains:
- a CDS encoding DJ-1 family glyoxalase III: MDDKKVLVFLVNGFEEIEAMAPIDLLRRAGIIVDTVSINEDNQVTSSRKIRVLTDKTIDEINFENYEMIVLPGGPGTENYMKSEKLLEKLKEFSINRKLGAICAAPTILSALGILNGKQAICFPACEPDLIKDGAIIVNQDVVKDNNIITSRGAGTAIDFSLSLIEELLGKNKSHEIRKEILYK, translated from the coding sequence ATGGATGATAAGAAAGTATTAGTATTTTTAGTAAATGGATTTGAAGAAATAGAAGCAATGGCACCTATTGATCTGTTAAGAAGGGCAGGTATTATTGTAGATACTGTTTCCATTAATGAAGATAATCAGGTTACAAGTTCAAGAAAAATAAGAGTTCTGACAGATAAAACTATAGACGAAATAAATTTTGAAAATTATGAAATGATAGTTTTACCTGGTGGACCTGGAACAGAAAACTATATGAAATCTGAAAAACTTCTGGAAAAATTAAAGGAATTTTCAATAAATAGGAAACTGGGAGCTATATGTGCGGCTCCGACAATATTATCAGCATTGGGAATATTAAATGGGAAACAGGCAATATGCTTTCCTGCATGTGAACCTGATCTTATAAAAGACGGAGCTATTATTGTGAATCAGGATGTTGTTAAGGACAATAACATAATTACAAGCAGAGGAGCTGGAACAGCTATTGATTTTTCTTTGTCACTTATTGAAGAATTGTTAGGAAAAAATAAATCACATGAAATTAGAAAAGAAATCTTATACAAATAG
- the ptsP gene encoding phosphoenolpyruvate--protein phosphotransferase, which produces MRRLTGIGASEGVSIGKVLLFREEEMIIPEVKAADSTIESELTKLEEGLKKSKTQLISIREKVKEKMGEDKAAIFDGHIMLLEDEDLLMEVQDKIKGEGMPAAKALKEGIDEYCEMISQLDDAYLRERAADLKDIGKRWLKNLLGIKIYDLSNLEPNTVVITYDLTPSDTAQLDLENCVGFITEVGGKTAHSAIMARSLELPAVVGVKGILSEAEEGETVIMDGEAGELFLAPEAELQSQYETKREILKKEKEELKKLIGEEAVTTDGRKVDIWGNIGSPNDVDAVIESGATGIGLYRTEFLFMNSDHFPTEEEQYQAYRVVAEKMKGKPVTIRTMDIGGDKELPYLDLPKELNPFLGYRAIRISLENKDMFKTQLRAILRASQYGQIKIMYPMISSINEIRKANAILEECKKELDEIGKIYDRNIKVGIMVETPSTAIIAYKFAKEVDFFSIGTNDLTQYFLAVDRGNEMVSTLYNSFNPAVLEAIQKVIDAAHDANINVSMCGEFAGDKKATKLLLGMGLDSFSMSASSGLQVKKIIRNSSYTDAQKYRDLVLQQNTPEEVLEHLLP; this is translated from the coding sequence ATGAGAAGATTAACAGGAATTGGAGCTTCGGAAGGAGTGTCTATAGGAAAAGTATTACTTTTCAGGGAAGAAGAAATGATAATACCTGAAGTAAAAGCTGCAGATTCAACAATTGAATCTGAATTGACAAAATTGGAAGAAGGATTGAAAAAATCTAAAACTCAATTAATCTCCATTAGAGAAAAAGTAAAGGAAAAAATGGGGGAAGACAAGGCTGCAATTTTTGATGGGCACATAATGCTTCTGGAAGATGAAGACTTACTTATGGAAGTACAGGATAAAATCAAAGGGGAAGGAATGCCTGCAGCAAAAGCATTGAAAGAAGGTATAGATGAATACTGTGAAATGATTTCGCAACTAGATGATGCTTATCTGAGAGAAAGAGCTGCTGATCTTAAAGATATTGGGAAAAGATGGCTTAAAAATTTATTAGGTATAAAAATATATGATTTAAGTAATCTTGAACCTAATACTGTAGTAATAACTTATGATTTGACACCTTCTGATACTGCCCAGCTTGATTTGGAAAACTGTGTAGGATTTATAACAGAAGTTGGTGGAAAAACTGCTCATTCGGCAATTATGGCAAGATCTCTTGAATTACCTGCAGTAGTTGGGGTAAAAGGTATTCTTAGTGAAGCTGAGGAAGGTGAAACAGTTATAATGGACGGGGAAGCTGGAGAACTGTTCCTTGCTCCTGAAGCCGAATTACAGTCTCAATATGAAACAAAAAGAGAAATATTGAAAAAAGAAAAGGAAGAACTGAAGAAATTAATTGGAGAAGAAGCTGTAACTACTGACGGAAGAAAAGTAGATATCTGGGGAAATATTGGAAGTCCTAATGATGTAGATGCTGTTATAGAATCAGGTGCAACAGGAATTGGACTTTATAGAACAGAATTCCTATTTATGAATTCAGATCATTTTCCGACAGAAGAAGAACAATATCAGGCATATAGGGTAGTTGCTGAGAAAATGAAAGGAAAACCTGTAACTATAAGAACAATGGATATAGGTGGAGATAAAGAACTTCCTTATCTTGATTTGCCAAAAGAATTAAATCCATTCCTTGGATACAGGGCAATAAGAATTTCATTGGAAAACAAGGATATGTTTAAAACACAGCTGAGAGCTATTTTGAGAGCTTCTCAATATGGTCAGATAAAAATAATGTATCCTATGATAAGTTCTATTAATGAAATTAGAAAAGCAAATGCTATTCTTGAAGAATGTAAAAAAGAATTAGATGAAATAGGAAAAATCTATGATAGAAATATAAAAGTTGGAATAATGGTTGAAACTCCTTCAACTGCAATTATTGCATATAAATTTGCTAAGGAAGTTGATTTCTTCTCTATAGGTACAAATGATTTGACACAGTATTTCCTTGCAGTAGACAGAGGAAATGAAATGGTATCGACATTGTATAACTCATTTAATCCTGCAGTATTGGAAGCAATACAGAAAGTAATCGATGCCGCACATGATGCAAACATAAATGTAAGTATGTGTGGAGAATTTGCCGGAGATAAGAAAGCAACAAAATTACTATTAGGTATGGGTCTTGATTCATTCAGTATGAGTGCTTCTTCAGGACTTCAGGTTAAAAAGATTATAAGAAATAGCAGCTATACAGATGCACAAAAATATAGAGATTTAGTATTACAACAAAATACACCGGAAGAAGTATTGGAACATTTACTACCATAG
- a CDS encoding FprA family A-type flavoprotein has product MHCVQQITDKIYWIGGNDRRLERFENMFPIPKGVSYNSSLILDEKTAIIDTVDASIRAQYLENIKYLLQGRELDYLIINHMEPDHCGNIEDLLMLYPNLKIVGNKKTFAFFEQFYNTSASENYYEIKEGDVLDLGENKLRFIGAPMVHWPEVTMTYEETKGILFSADAFGTFGTLNGNIFKDEVDFEGYYLSEMRRYYTNIVGKYGMQVQNVFKKLKDITINMIVPLHGPIWRTPEDVNYLLDLHNKWSTNTPEKQGVVLIYGSMYGNTENTVNCIANKLAQKGVKDIKVFDVSKTHPSYIISDAWKYSNLVLAAPTYNTGLYLVMDSLLHELAALSYQNRKVSLIGNHTWATGALGAMKKKFETEFKKIEIVGEPLDVKSALRPEQEEILDNLVEAIVESMK; this is encoded by the coding sequence ATGCATTGCGTTCAGCAGATAACAGATAAAATTTATTGGATTGGAGGAAATGACAGAAGACTGGAAAGATTTGAGAATATGTTTCCTATACCAAAAGGAGTTTCATATAATTCAAGTCTTATACTAGATGAAAAAACAGCAATTATTGATACAGTGGATGCATCAATCAGGGCACAGTATCTGGAAAATATAAAGTATCTTTTACAGGGAAGGGAACTGGACTATCTGATAATCAATCATATGGAACCTGATCATTGTGGAAACATAGAAGATTTGCTGATGTTATATCCAAATCTGAAAATAGTTGGAAATAAAAAGACATTTGCATTTTTTGAACAATTTTATAATACATCTGCTTCAGAAAATTATTATGAAATAAAAGAAGGAGATGTTCTGGACTTAGGAGAAAATAAATTAAGATTTATTGGAGCACCTATGGTTCACTGGCCAGAAGTTACAATGACATATGAAGAAACAAAAGGAATATTATTTTCAGCGGATGCCTTTGGAACATTTGGAACATTAAATGGAAATATATTTAAGGATGAAGTGGATTTTGAAGGTTATTATCTTTCTGAAATGAGAAGATACTATACAAATATAGTTGGTAAATACGGAATGCAGGTACAGAATGTATTTAAAAAATTGAAAGATATTACTATAAATATGATAGTTCCTCTACACGGCCCAATCTGGAGAACACCGGAAGATGTAAATTATCTGCTTGATTTACATAATAAATGGAGTACAAATACTCCAGAAAAACAGGGAGTTGTTCTGATATATGGTTCAATGTATGGAAATACTGAAAATACAGTTAACTGCATTGCAAATAAATTAGCACAGAAGGGAGTAAAGGACATAAAAGTGTTTGATGTTTCAAAAACACATCCCTCATACATAATTTCTGATGCATGGAAGTACAGTAATCTCGTATTGGCAGCACCTACTTATAATACTGGATTATATCTTGTAATGGATTCGCTGCTTCATGAACTTGCAGCATTAAGCTATCAAAACAGAAAGGTTTCTTTAATTGGAAACCATACATGGGCAACAGGTGCTTTAGGAGCAATGAAAAAGAAATTTGAAACTGAATTCAAGAAAATTGAAATAGTTGGGGAACCTTTAGATGTAAAATCTGCATTAAGACCTGAGCAGGAAGAAATTTTGGATAATTTGGTGGAAGCAATTGTTGAAAGCATGAAATAA
- the mraZ gene encoding division/cell wall cluster transcriptional repressor MraZ: MFIGEFSCKVDNKGRLMMPIKFREHLENEEFVITRGLDNCINLFPIERWSELEARLKELKMTNSKHRAYQRFILSAATKLSLDNQGRLSIPASLMKYSEIDKNAIVTGSDDRIEIWSEEKWENYMNEKLGIIEDIVDEIDF, from the coding sequence ATGTTTATAGGAGAATTTTCCTGTAAGGTAGATAACAAAGGAAGGCTGATGATGCCCATAAAATTCAGGGAGCATTTAGAAAATGAGGAATTTGTTATTACCAGAGGACTTGACAACTGCATAAACCTTTTTCCAATTGAAAGATGGAGTGAACTTGAAGCCAGACTTAAGGAGCTAAAAATGACTAACAGCAAACACAGGGCTTATCAACGTTTTATATTATCAGCTGCCACAAAGCTTTCTCTTGATAATCAGGGTAGACTTAGTATACCTGCATCTTTGATGAAGTATTCGGAAATAGATAAAAATGCCATTGTAACCGGAAGTGATGATCGTATTGAAATATGGTCTGAAGAAAAATGGGAAAATTATATGAATGAAAAACTGGGAATAATTGAAGATATAGTTGATGAAATAGATTTCTAA
- the rsmH gene encoding 16S rRNA (cytosine(1402)-N(4))-methyltransferase RsmH: protein MEYHKPVLFDEVIENIISEEDSVYVDCTLGGGGHTEGILEKSSEGSKVIGIDQDREAIDFSKNRLKSYGNKLEIFQDNFRNLDTVIYLAGYDKVDRILMDIGVSSNQLDNLERGFSYRYDAKLDMRMNRNLEISAYEVVNDFSEKEIADIIYKYGEEPKSRKIAKNIVEYRKNKKIETTMELSEIVIKSIGKSMKKHPSKRTFQAIRIFVNKELEVLEEALDKAINLLKDKGKLLVITFHSLEDRMVKEKFREYENPCSCPPEIPVCMCNKKSLGKVITRKPITAKESELNENNRAHSAKLRIFERKENR, encoded by the coding sequence GTGGAATATCATAAACCCGTTTTATTTGATGAAGTAATTGAAAATATAATAAGTGAAGAAGATTCTGTTTATGTAGACTGTACTTTAGGTGGCGGTGGACATACAGAGGGAATACTGGAAAAATCTTCAGAAGGTTCTAAAGTTATAGGTATAGATCAGGATAGGGAAGCAATAGATTTTTCTAAGAACCGACTGAAAAGTTACGGAAATAAACTTGAAATTTTTCAGGACAACTTTAGAAACCTTGATACTGTAATCTATCTGGCAGGATATGATAAAGTAGATAGAATACTTATGGATATAGGAGTTTCTTCAAATCAGCTGGATAATCTGGAAAGAGGTTTTTCTTACAGATATGATGCAAAACTTGATATGCGAATGAACAGAAATTTAGAAATAAGTGCGTATGAAGTAGTTAATGATTTTTCTGAAAAGGAAATAGCTGACATTATCTACAAGTATGGTGAAGAACCGAAATCAAGAAAAATTGCTAAAAATATAGTAGAATATAGAAAAAATAAAAAAATAGAAACAACAATGGAACTATCTGAGATTGTAATAAAATCTATAGGAAAAAGTATGAAAAAACATCCATCAAAACGTACATTTCAAGCAATAAGAATATTTGTTAATAAGGAATTGGAAGTTTTGGAAGAAGCACTGGATAAAGCAATTAATTTATTAAAAGATAAAGGAAAGCTGCTTGTAATAACGTTTCATTCATTAGAAGACAGAATGGTGAAGGAAAAATTCAGGGAATATGAAAATCCTTGTTCATGTCCGCCGGAAATACCGGTTTGTATGTGTAACAAAAAAAGTCTAGGTAAAGTTATTACCAGAAAGCCTATAACAGCAAAGGAAAGTGAACTGAATGAAAATAACAGGGCACATTCAGCGAAATTAAGAATTTTTGAAAGGAAAGAAAACAGATAA